The Stegostoma tigrinum isolate sSteTig4 unplaced genomic scaffold, sSteTig4.hap1 scaffold_275, whole genome shotgun sequence DNA window AAAGGCTGGACACTGCTACTTTCCACACTGCAACAATTTCCTGTCTCAGCTTTTGTTACCTCATTCTGTCTAAAGGAGAGTCATTCACATTGATATCTACTCACTATTCTGGTGAGTCTCAATTGCCCTCATAAGTGCAGAGTATTTCCTTTCACCTAAAGGAATCCTATTTTGGTgaacaacctccccttcacagTATTTGTTCAAGGCTAAAGCTAAATAGATGGAGATACCAGTAGATTGTAGCTGCTCACAAAAAGCTGTAAACAGAAGGCTTCAGAATCCAACCTTAATGTCCTGCAGGATGACTcgacctccacgtttattctggaatgccatcagtttctcagagtgttcccgttcctcatgggactgctccttgaagaactcagcaaagtgatgcagggcaacatcatcccggtcaaagtaagagaactgtgggAAGAGAGAGGCTAAAGGAAACTGTCTGAAATTCATGAATGACACTCCTCACTCAGGAACTAACCTGGGCACCATCTTGATTCCACATTTAAGTGGTTaaaaaacagaaagcaggaagtcACCTTCCATGGATGATGAAGGGGACAGCTGTCTATAGCCATTAGACATCTCTGCTCTGCAGGTTAGAAACACGATTGTTCAGGAGGTGGAGACCAGTTTGGCCCCTGTCCAACTGAATGAAGGGACATGTGTTCATTAACACAATGAGAAAGCTCAGTCAGCAGCCTCATTATCACTatcacccacctgaataaccTCAGTGTCCTACCACCCACTCCACAGAATTTTAACTGCtttgttagagagagagaaaaaaaccaGTCTGAAAATGTGCCCCTTTCCTCACATTGCATAGCTCAAAGccacttctgagaaagggtcaatggacccagaGCTTGGATTTCTTCCAGCTCTGTAGAGCTTTTCTAGCTATTTTTGTTAGTGTTTAATGTCTCACAGCAGCTGTTCTTTTAGTTCAGGGAACTTTACACCTTGAGCACAAGACAGTCCGGTGAATAGGGCAaggttttaaacaaaaaggagTATATTTGTGTCAGGAAAAGTTTCCACCAGGGAAGGCTTTTGTTGAGAAAAGGAATGCAACCAAGTTTAAAAAAGTTAGTTATTGACCAAAACCAGATCATCCTTCCAGAGTCAGATGAAAAATCACCAAAGGTTATATTGTCCAGAGACAGCAAGCTgggcatccacatccaggagcCAGTTGGACACAAAGACAATGGTCAAGTTTTgaacagagagtcagtgttaagaCCTGCACTAGATTGCAACAGGGGAAGGGCCACAGAAAATAATACATGTTACAGCTAATTCATTAACCCAGCGTAAAAACCAAACAGGTCAACACTATCATAGCACAAGCTTCAGTTCCACaaagctcaccatggagaggtaaacataggaggaatagagctccaggttgatctgcttgttaacagcatcctca harbors:
- the LOC132208072 gene encoding ferritin, middle subunit-like — encoded protein: MVSQVCQNYHKDCEDAVNKQINLELYSSYVYLSMFSYFDRDDVALHHFAEFFKEQSHEEREHSEKLMAFQNKRGGRVILQDIKKPEQDEWGNGLEAMQRALQMEKGVNQSLLDLHKLSSGNTD